In the Leguminivora glycinivorella isolate SPB_JAAS2020 chromosome 14, LegGlyc_1.1, whole genome shotgun sequence genome, one interval contains:
- the LOC125233214 gene encoding transducin beta-like protein 3: MSLLLKEVYEKNAEYTAFYTGGDISWTIDGAHLLCLCSDAIQVIDVNTCSQVLVIGEPDEETEGDPIYTFKLSHNNEVVVTAHKSGLMKLWDRHTGKQVKMWRSGHKGPVARLAFDSTDSSIASGGSDGNIRVWDLDHHTCTSSLRGAMGVFSVLEYHPDTSKQLIVGAADDTKIRSWNSKTGKEHVVYSGHFSKITALQFTPDGQHMISAGRDRVLILWNLDESKALRTVPVYESIEAMLLLPPSFKVPNFKKKVETEGIFIACAGEKGIVKVWNVQTSRIMYEQTNSLVSPAQEEGGLAITHLLFNQARNMLSVVTVDHNIIIHELETFDCMKQLVGFTDEILDVILIGKNEGHLVVATNSPDLKYYDLESMNCQIIKGHTDIILALDKFPTKPEMFVSSGKDNAVRIWLQSDNNKIICLGVGTRHTASVGSVFTSQISNEFFTSVGQDNCLKVWTVPKDIESAGHKLKSSHTELAHQMDINCVTVSPNDKMIATGSQDKTAKLWTNDLSLLGVLKGHRRGVWCAKFSPVDQVVLTSSADATVKLWSIADLSCLKTFEGHESSVLKIEFLSKGQQILSSGADGLLKLWNIKSSECKMSSDIHDGKIWAMALSKDESTIVTGGSDSKLIKFLDVTVERREKMAKEREEMILQEQELANLLHDKKLIKALKLALRMERPFQVLKIVNEVLKTGNDKLYETLKEINHTQKETLLRFASEWNTNNKTCHAAQLVFNILAPEIISGNLKMPALASFIEGALPYSERHFERLTNLLQDLNFITYTVNCMQPHAIKDN; encoded by the exons ATGTCGCTTTTACTCAAAGAAGT ATACGAGAAAAATGCAGAATACACAGCTTTCTATACCGGAGGAGACATTTCCTGGACTATTGATGGGGCGCATCTACTCTGTTTATGCAGCGACGCGATACAAGTGATTGATGTCAATACATGTTCTCAAGTCTTGGTCATTGGAGAGCCAGACGAGGAAACTGAAGGTGACCCTATTTACACATTTAAACTATCACATAACAATGAAGTAGTTGTTACTGCACATAAAAGTGGGTTGATGAAACTATGGGATAGGCACACTGGTAAACAAGTGAAAATGTGGAGATCTGGGCACAAAGGTCCTGTTGCCAGGCTCGCCTTTGATTCCACCGACTCCAGCATCGCCTCAGGTGGCTCTGATGGTAACATTAGAGTATGGGACCTAGATCATCATACATGTACAAGTAGCCTCAGAGGAGCCATGGGTGTCTTTAGTGTTCTAGAATATCACCCAGATACATCCAAACAACTGATCGTAGGTGCAGCTGATGACACTAAGATCAGATCATGGAATTCTAAGACAGGTAAGGAACATGTTGTTTATTCTGGGCATTTCAGTAAGATCACTGCTCTACAATTCACACCAGACGGTCAACACATGATCAGTGCTGGCAGAGACAGGGTTTTAATCCTGTGGAACTTAGATGAGAGTAAGGCTTTGAGGACCGTGCCAGTTTATGAAAGCATTGAAGCCATGCTGCTGCTGCCTCCTTCGTTTAAGGTGCcaaattttaagaagaaagtGGAAACGGAAGGTATTTTTATTGCTTGTGCGGGTGAAAAAGGCATTGTAAAAGTCTGGAATGTGCAAACAAGCCGCATAATGTATGAACAAACCAACAGCCTAGTGTCTCCTGCACAGGAAGAGGGTGGCTTGGCTATTACTCATCTGTTGTTCAATCAGGCAAGAAATATGTTATCAGTGGTCACAGTGGACCATAATATTATTATCCATGAACTGGAAACATTTGATTGCATGAAGCAGTTGGTTGGTTTTACAGATGAAATCTTGGATGTTATATTGATTGGGAAAAATGAAGGGCATTTAGTTGTTGCTACAAATAGTCCTGATTTAAAATACTATGATTTGGAGTCAATGAACTGCCAAATAATAAAAGGACACACTGACATAATTTTGGCTTTAGACAAGTTCCCAACCAAACCTGAAATGTTTGTATCATCAGGGAAAGATAATGCTGTTAGAATTTGGCTTCAGAGTGACAACAATAAAATCATATGTCTAGGAGTTGGAACAAGGCACACAGCATCTGTAGGATCTGTCTTCACATCTCAAATTTCAAATGAATTTTTCACCTCAGTTGGTCAGGATAATTGTCTGAAGGTTTGGACAGTGCCTAAAGACATTGAGTCTGCAGGACATAAACTTAAATCAAGCCACACTGAGCTGGCTCATCAAATGGATATCAACTGTGTCACAGTTTCACCAAATGATAAAATGATTGCCACAGGCTCACAGGACAAAACTGCTAAACTTTGGACCAATGATTTGAGTTTATTGGGAGTGTTGAAGGGTCACAGGAGAGGAGTTTGGTGTGCTAAATTTTCGCCTGTGGACCAGGTGGTGCTCACATCATCTGCTGATGCGACTGTAAAATTGTGGTCTATAGCAGATTTGAGTTGCTTGAAAACATTTGAAGGACATGAAAGCTCTGTTCTTAAAATTGAGTTTTTGTCTAAAGGTCAACAGATACTATCTAGTGGAGCAGATGGCCTCTTGAAATTATGGAATATTAAATCGTCAGAATGTAAGATGTCTTCAGATATACATGATGGAAAAATATGGGCTATGGCTCTCAGTAAAGATGAGTCAACAATAGTAACAGGTGGATCAGATTCTAAATTAATCAAATTCCTAGATGTTACTGTAGAAAGAAGAGAAAAGATGGCTAAAGAGAGAGAAGAAATGATTTTGCAAGAACAGGAGTTGGCAAACCTACTCCATGACAAAAAGCTCATAAAGGCCTTGAAATTGGCATTAAGAATGGAAAGACCTTTCCAAGTCTTAAAAATTGTGAATGAGGTTTTAAAGACAGGGAATGACAAACTATATGAGACTCTAAAAGAAATCAATCATACCCAGAAAGAGACTTTGTTGAGATTTGCATCTGAGTGGAACACTAACAACAAGACGTGCCACGCAGCCCAGTTGGTCTTTAACATTTTGGCCCCAGAGATAATA
- the LOC125233323 gene encoding transmembrane protein 186 encodes MRIATCFVNNVFLNNSTWTVIRNSIRNTWLTRTCSSKASYDQDRSQKFETVFSFPFVRHIATLNRMKLYHIMGTSLAVPGCGLLETLSVLPEYSFVAASYIGVTGAILFSLASLPLNNAIGFLYISEDNKQIKISSVDFWGRRRDRIVSANEWTPLLDMKPKTMDAIYLSPELTDGTKYKLFIKFGKVLNSIKMGQVIE; translated from the exons ATGCGTATTGCTACTTGTTTCGTAAATAACGTATTTTTGAATAATTCTACATGGACCGTGATCAGGAATTCTATCCGCAATACATGGCTAACCAGGACTTGTTCCTCGAAAGCCAGCTACGACCAAGATCGCTCACAAAAATTTGAAACCGTTTTTTCATTTCCTTTTGTTCGACACATAGCTACATTGAATCGGATGAAATTGTATCATATAATGGGCACTTCTTTAGCCGTACCAGGCTGTGGCTTATTAGAGACACTTAGTGTTCTTCCTGAATATTCTTTTGTTGCAGCTTCATACATAG GTGTTACTGGTGCAATCCTGTTTTCCTTGGCTAGTTTACCACTAAATAATGCAATTGGATTTCTCTACATCAGTGAagataataaacaaataaaaatatcatcagTAGATTTCTGGGGCCGAAGACGAGATCGAATTGTGTCTGCAAATGAATGGACACCACTTCTTGACATGAAACCCAAAACAATGGATGCAATTTATCTGTCACCTGAACTAACTGATGGTACAAAGTATAAGCTGTTTATTAAATTTGGAAAAGTCCTTAATTCAATAAAAATGGGACAAGTTATAGAATAA